A window of the Hordeum vulgare subsp. vulgare chromosome 5H, MorexV3_pseudomolecules_assembly, whole genome shotgun sequence genome harbors these coding sequences:
- the LOC123397789 gene encoding uncharacterized protein LOC123397789 has translation MKIEWLSPMRAARSRSDALVTSPAVIGYNIRGGFEAPVDSVFTRRSRYCDSDEEFFTHTCGPAPNTGHGVPVLDVDSRLVGFSDFNMQGPTKSLPRITFEKELNKIVNSKDLKHFKHLIYMAGWNMVRDVRTSSILSTSSIWLVGT, from the exons ATGAAAATTGAATGGCTCTCGCCCATGCGCGCGGCCCGTTCCCGATCTGATGCCCTCGTCACTAGCCCCGCCGTCATCGGTTATAATATACGAGGTGGATTTGAGGCCCCCGTGGATTCCGTTTTTACCCGCCGATCTAGGTATTGCGATTCAGATGAAGAATTCTTCACTCATACCTGTGGTCCCGCCCCAAACACTGGTCATGGTGTACCTGTGCTGGATGTAGACAGTAGACTAGTTGGTTTTTCTGATTTCAACATGCAAGGGCCAACTAAGTCTTTACCCAGGATCACTTTCGAaaaagagttgaacaagattgtaAATTCCAAG GACCTCAAGCATTTTAAGCACCTCATCTATATGGCTGGTTGGAACATGGTCAGAGATGTGAG GACCTCAAGCATTTTAAGCACCTCATCTATATGGCTGGTTGGAACATGA